The following proteins are co-located in the Pedobacter sp. FW305-3-2-15-E-R2A2 genome:
- a CDS encoding DinB family protein, whose amino-acid sequence MKDYFFNLLEFDYWTNARLLAAMQGATEIPQRAQDLFNHLIAASRIWGSRMVGEMQDVEVWAKFDMANWQQELDHNRALIGDFLHSIEEEDLNRKVHYYTTKGVSYETGISDMLTHVIVHSAYHQGQIVSLIRPFLTDAPDLNYITYIREKK is encoded by the coding sequence ATGAAGGATTATTTTTTCAATCTGCTGGAGTTTGACTACTGGACCAATGCCAGACTACTCGCTGCAATGCAAGGCGCAACGGAGATTCCTCAACGCGCGCAAGACCTTTTTAACCATTTGATCGCCGCCAGCCGCATCTGGGGGAGCCGGATGGTCGGAGAAATGCAGGACGTAGAAGTCTGGGCAAAATTTGACATGGCAAACTGGCAACAGGAACTGGATCACAACAGGGCATTGATCGGAGATTTTCTTCACAGCATCGAGGAGGAAGACCTGAATAGAAAAGTTCATTATTATACCACTAAGGGAGTCAGCTATGAAACGGGTATTTCTGATATGTTAACCCACGTGATCGTCCATTCTGCATACCATCAGGGACAGATCGTTAGCCTGATCAGGCCATTTTTGACGGATGCTCCAGACCTGA